Proteins from a genomic interval of Uloborus diversus isolate 005 chromosome 4, Udiv.v.3.1, whole genome shotgun sequence:
- the LOC129220295 gene encoding uncharacterized protein LOC129220295, producing MPGVGRYHCKSCRYVANNRRMLARHVALIHCEKVFKCPVCPFVTRYAANWYRHKRSLHGINKDTTCEACGFFANSIPELAQHKEEAHPELPQVEKNARKHAEERPKLNSEFSKADVDLVKKDVVNCNATKEDGYRVENGQNLDEKSSPSESVSSSLPVNGFYDSGVAGSFSGNAGKTVRAAVTMNDTSASGNLRPLRVKRSYSCDRCGLLTNNPREFLYHLKSIHGEKLSIHECKYCVYASKHVQKLQRHCNLVHRQQLAKDPEYQKQLEAAKEKRSKPEMIALPLSTASEKYLHLPKVTNKPALKIRPNPAVLKCSACPYQTRNKNLLLHHEKTAHFKKRFYRCLQCGYVTNEKGRYTKHIKYHSLPKMQCEYCFFKTAYKWNMDRHMKNHEDNADGEFRCNLCNFTTSTKQSFKAHVTNHHDPSADDVADQEIEMDGPNESSDWEDLDFDEAETSNMQMDDNASYDCYDFPDARETPDMVWKDGKAYQKTLKCKSCDFKAAWPFEMKKHEETHKGQKKHHCPLCGMRFEHIAWLTKHLRRVHRESSQAKNIAAAFDLLKPNRRRPGKEYATDAVLPMFQDVLKQNTKSSPEPSKPSMLSSLLKKPLHTFSSTVNRYSSLKSKVYNSSQNALRQTKLPSYYEKPGAEESYEATGFKSKSVPTCNVCGYKTRWISELQRHMRVHSQEKPFQCPKCKYHCKWKGDLNRHLMKYHGIKVPTPGKKQNIPKIKFKTSSNSPSPVNDWQSNSQEKRSEFSTSTPLRKDQESPLDLTLGKETFPHPHHNESVYDAYDFDSQSALDSDVVDVVSVDDSNPASRYSPFKSPLAHLRESSNLSDDSSNAGGRRKYRCPFCTFETTTASRFHVHIVQHYNRRPFMCSVCGYNSNWEWDITKHIRLKGCRDKSHNKACVLLTDESGKRNYEKYDKYLTDIDQDKPCEPPPVRLPEVNDISENIKYNTGPPTFNNAINKSCSYDFRNIGSNFEEPQDMPENIVVTPDIDLSEPLDMLENQSDMLQINLTEGSFQENSNEAKQFYCKHCNFKHSTKRVVVSHLSIHAGIKPFRCRACGISSNWRHVIVRHVKDAHNGYMNEVEDRINFVQEGYSLRLTSINAGDSAAIQPGREMPHSEQFGCKICPYKCDKEFYMKFHMKQHRPREGAVFKCEFCPYFVKFKKTLVRHLKLHNVPSMDDGPPNTEVSYMNDSSFSSQPILYQNDMYDFYENGQNDSAEDDSIVISFDKLNQSDQVEQTSPPKIKRHVCEHCPYKTDNKTQYLYHKQFHRPNPSAPFKCSICTYWATMQHLLTQHMKVHSDADASAESEPSHKPESVKEPSPPSEEEPLDSPEKDDLDEKICVVYVKRGDLIVKMFKCQFCPMMNKKKANVRVHQKMHGVIVNDGKFACTYCNYQCLNQGGLTNHIKVHQKVPEKQVEQSELEADNVKNVPEPAPLVEENRKGYTYFCMKCPAVFKSAADLQIHSKFHGATLPFPCPDCDYHARHRPHLSKHMTVHGAEYKAKRAAAESQNSDHAKTQVNDSIVYRNVNVKKVDQMLLLEASEMRKAFRQKDAITHNLHKCVLCPSVFFKTTTLAYHISLHGSDGEFKCSQCDYAVSRSSNLTCHSQVHPKKAPVKRPLKTFPCTKCPAVFYKQDRYDRHQLLHGQNYKFRCEHCDYSVRFAANLIKHRNLHTAKKDAENAEVSVTPTYTSASQNAQPLIDNANFQNTGEKKTVFICDRCPYFQTRKDAVQSHQRRHWLEDGFKCPYCDYSSMQSSFLQNHIKIHIQPSQIFPPHAFIKFESFKIYCRDEGNETLLFDDEDMKSEECDEPDEESETEIPKKQKLVKFSHSSKSENSLDSHSTDFSKKKKISVLSSKYDDNSLDSNSSESSKRKRSSNICSKSDDNSLDSVSSEFLKRKKFSNDILKCDENSYDSISSNNSKVPVVVLSDIFGNKKGLKKLNQLKFPKYNSNKSVESPKSSTKDSTGSLVLKIKLKSCLVNKHEKTMYSVTSSCERKPPKVTESCPASAENTNDSYPDVLFGDSKRTDSTSPVDIEENTLTSTSGVSDTLRAADEVDDMIDSIAGPETDDLLLSNPLNDVSDVKSDDSFSNDTVPVVIGEICEKLGSLGDISFKDELSLSTGTCSNSLTNGLLPEEIKI from the coding sequence ATGCCAGGTGTAGGAAGATATCACTGTAAATCTTGCCGTTATGTTGCTAATAATCGTCGCATGTTAGCTAGGCATGTTGCACTAATCCATTgtgaaaaagtattcaaatgtcCAGTATGTCCGTTTGTGACTCGGTATGCTGCTAATTGGTACCGACACAAACGGTCTCTTCATGGTATTAATAAAGATACAACTTGTGAAGCATGTGGTTTTTTTGCAAACAGCATTCCGGAGCTTGCCCAACACAAAGAAGAGGCTCATCCTGAACTGCCCCAAGTTGAAAAGAATGCAAGGAAACATGCTGAAGAGAGACCCAAGTTGAATTCCGAATTCTCAAAAGCAGATGTAGACCTAGTCAAAAAAGACGTTGTCAACTGTAATGCAACCAAAGAAGATGGATATAGAGTAGAAAATGGCCAAAATCTTGACGAGAAGTCATCCCCAAGTGAATCTGTTTCATCTTCATTACCAGTCAATGGCTTTTATGATTCAGGGGTAGCAGGAAGTTTTAGCGGTAATGCAGGTAAAACTGTGCGTGCGGCTGTTACTATGAATGATACAAGTGCTTCTGGCAATCTACGACCTCTAAGAGTCAAAAGAAGCTATAGCTGTGACAGATGTGGTCTCTTAACCAATAATCCTAGAGAATTTTTATATCATCTGAAAAGCATTCATGGAGAAAAATTAAGCATTCATGAATGTAAATACTGTGTCTATGCTTCAAAACATGTACAGAAATTACAGCGCCACTGCAATTTAGTTCACAGGCAACAGTTGGCAAAGGATCCAGAGTACCAGAAGCAGTTAGAAGCTGCTAAAGAAAAGAGGTCAAAGCCTGAAATGATAGCTTTGCCTCTTTCTACAGCAAGTGAGAAATATCTGCATTTACCCAAAGTTACCAATAAACCTGCTTTGAAAATCAGACCAAATCCAGCCGTGTTAAAGTGTTCTGCGTGTCCAtatcaaacaagaaataaaaatctcTTGTTGCATCACGAAAAAACTGCTCATTTTAAGAAACGATTTTATCGCTGTCTTCAGTGTGGCTACGTGACAAACGAAAAAGGACgttacacaaaacatataaaATACCATAGTCTTCCTAAAATGCAATGTGAGTACTGTTTTTTTAAAACAGCATATAAGTGGAATATGGACAGACACATGAAAAACCATGAAGATAATGCGGACGGTGAATTCCGATGCAACCTCTGCAATTTTACAACTTCAACAAAACAGTCATTCAAAGCACATGTCACAAATCATCATGATCCCTCAGCTGATGATGTTGCTGATCAAGAAATAGAAATGGATGGCCCCAATGAATCATCCGATTGGGAAGATCTAGATTTTGATGAAGCAGAGACATCTAACATGCAGATGGATGACAATGCCTCATACGATTGCTATGATTTTCCTGATGCAAGAGAAACTCCTGATATGGTATGGAAAGATGGAAAAGCATATCAAAAGACTCTGAAATGTAAAAGTTGTGACTTTAAAGCTGCTTGGCCCTTTGAGATGAAAAAGCATGAAGAGACTCACAAGGGGCAAAAGAAGCATCATTGCCCCCTTTGTGGAATGCGTTTTGAACATATAGCATGGCTAACTAAACATCTTAGAAGAGTTCATCGAGAAAGCAGCCAAGCAAAAAATATAGCTGCTGCCTTTGACCTCTTGAAGCCCAATCGCAGGCGACCAGGCAAAGAGTATGCTACTGATGCAGTATTGCCAATGTTTCAagatgttttgaaacaaaatacgaAATCTTCCCCCGAGCCAAGTAAACCCTCTATGCTTTCATCCTTATTGAAAAAGCCTTTACATACTTTTTCATCTACTGTAAATCGTTATAGCTCATTAAAGTCCAAGGTTTACAATTCATCTCAAAATGCACTGAGACAGACAAAATTACCATCTTATTATGAAAAGCCAGGTGCTGAAGAATCATATGAAGCTACGGGTTTCAAATCAAAATCTGTTCCTACTTGCAATGTGTGTGGATATAAGACAAGGTGGATTTCTGAATTACAGAGACACATGAGGGTTCATTCTCAGGAAAAACCATTCCAATGCCCCAAGTGCAAGTATCACTGTAAATGGAAGGGGGACTTGAATCGTCATCTCATGAAATATCATGGTATCAAAGTACCTACTCCtggtaaaaagcaaaatattcccaaaataaaattcaaaacatcAAGTAACTCCCCTAGTCCTGTCAATGATTGGCAAAGCAACAGTCAAGAGAAGAGGTCTGAATTTTCAACATCTACCCCTTTGCGCAAGGATCAAGAGTCACCTTTAGATTTGACTCTCGGAAAGGAAACTTTCCCTCATCCTCATCATAATGAAAGTGTGTATGATGCTTATGACTTCGATTCCCAGTCGGCTTTGGATTCAGATGTCGTGGACGTGGTTTCTGTGGACGATTCCAACCCTGCTAGTCGGTACTCACCTTTTAAATCTCCTCTTGCTCATCTGAGAGAATCTTCAAATCTATCCGATGATTCCTCAAATGCTGGAGGAAGACGTAAATACCGGTGCCCATTCTGCACGTTTGAAACGACCACAGCTTCACGTTTTCATGTTCACATTGTGCAGCATTACAACAGACGTCCATTCATGTGCTCTGTGTGCGGATACAATTCTAACTGGGAGTGGGACATAACGAAGCACATCCGCTTGAAGGGTTGCCGGGACAAATCACACAACAAAGCATGTGTCCTGTTAACTGATGAAAGTGGTAAAAGAAACTATGAAAAGTATGACAAATATTTAACTGATATTGACCAAGACAAACCTTGTGAACCACCACCAGTGAGACTGCCAGAAGTTAATGATATTTCAGAGAATATTAAATACAATACAGGTCCTCCAACCTTCAATAACGCTATCAACAAGAGTTGCAGCTATGACTTCCGGAATATAGGTTCAAATTTTGAAGAACCTCAAGATATGCCCGAAAATATTGTAGTCACACCTGACATTGATTTATCAGAGCCTCTTGATATGCTTGAAAACCAGAGTGACATGCTGCAGATCAATTTAACGGAAGGTTCTTTTCAAGAAAATTCTAATGAAGCCAAGCAATTCTATTGCAAACATTGCAATTTTAAACATTCTACAAAGAGAGTTGTTGTTAGCCATCTATCTATACACGCTGGTATAAAGCCATTCCGTTGCCGAGCCTGTGGTATATCCTCAAATTGGCGACATGTTATTGTGAGGCATGTGAAAGACGCTCACAATGGTTACATGAATGAAGTAGAAGACAGAATTAATTTTGTCCAAGAAGGTTATTCTCTTCGTTTGACGTCAATCAATGCTGGAGATTCGGCAGCGATTCAACCAGGTAGGGAAATGCCCCATTCAGAACAATTTGGCTGCAAAATTTGCCCCTACAAATGTGATAAAGAATTCTACATGAAATTCCATATGAAGCAGCATAGGCCAAGAGAAGGTGCAGTTTTCAAATGCGAATTCTGTCCCTACTttgtaaaattcaagaaaactcTTGTTAGACACTTAAAATTGCATAACGTTCCATCTATGGATGATGGACCACCAAATACAGAAGTTTCCTATATGAATGATAGCAGTTTTTCAAGTCAACCGATTCTTTATCAGAATGACATGTATGACTTCTATGAAAATGGCCAAAATGATTCTGCAGAAGATGATTCCATCGTAATTTCTTTCGACAAACTCAATCAGTCTGATCAAGTTGAACAGACTTCGCCTCCAAAAATCAAAAGACATGTTTGCGAACATTGTCCGTATAAGACTGACAACAAGACTCAGTACCTTTATCATAAGCAATTTCACCGACCAAATCCTTCAGCCCCTTTCAAATGCAGTATTTGTACATATTGGGCCACTATGCAGCACCTGCTAACTCAACACATGAAGGTACATTCCGATGCAGATGCCAGCGCAGAGTCCGAACCAAGTCACAAACCTGAAAGTGTGAAAGAGCCATCTCCACCTTCAGAAGAAGAACCTTTGGACTCTCCAGAGAAAGATGATCTTGATGAGAAAATATGTGTTGTTTATGTTAAACGAGGAGACTTGATTGTGAAGATGTTCAAGTGTCAATTTTGTCCTATGATGAATAAGAAGAAAGCAAATGTTAGGGTCCACCAAAAGATGCACGGTGTCATTGTCAACGATGGGAAGTTTGCATGTACGTACTGTAACTATCAATGTCTAAACCAAGGTGGATTGACAAATCACATTAAAGTGCACCAGAAAGTACCGGAGAAGCAAGTGGAGCAATCCGAATTAGAAGCCGATAATGTGAAAAACGTGCCAGAGCCTGCTCCACTTGTGGAGGAAAATAGAAAAGGGTATACTTACTTCTGCATGAAGTGCCCTGCCGTTTTCAAAAGTGCTGCGGACCTTCAGATTCATTCGAAATTCCATGGAGCTACACTGCCATTCCCTTGCCCCGACTGTGATTACCATGCACGACACCGACCCCACTTGTCAAAGCATATGACTGTTCATGGAGCAGAATACAAGGCCAAAAGAGCTGCTGCGGAGAGCCAGAACTCCGACCATGCTAAAACTCAGGTCAATGATTCTATTGTTTATAGGAATGTCAATGTGAAGAAAGTCGATCAGATGTTACTTCTCGAGGCCTCGGAAATGAGAAAGGCATTCCGCCAGAAAGATGCCATAACCCATAATCTTCATAAGTGTGTCCTTTGTCCTTCTGTTTTCTTCAAAACTACCACCCTTGCATATCACATATCACTTCACGGCAGTGACGGAGAGTTTAAATGTTCACAGTGTGATTATGCGGTCAGTAGGTCAAGCAATTTAACATGTCACTCTCAAGTGCATCCGAAAAAAGCTCCTGTCAAGCGCCCACTCAAAACCTTCCCGTGCACTAAATGCCCTGCCGTGTTCTACAAACAAGATAGATATGATCGTCATCAGCTCCTGCACGGACAGAATTACAAATTCCGGTGCGAGCATTGCGATTATTCTGTACGGTTTGCTGCAAATTTGATAAAACACAGAAATCTGCATACAGCAAAGAAAGATGCTGAAAATGCAGAAGTTTCTGTTACTCCTACTTATACCAGTGCTTCACAAAATGCTCAGCCTTTGATTGACAATGCTAACTTCCAGAACACGGGGGAAAAGAAAACCGTTTTCATCTGTGATCGATGTCCGTATTTCCAAACCAGAAAGGATGCTGTCCAAAGTCATCAAAGGCGGCATTGGCTGGAGGATGGTTTCAAGTGTCCATATTGTGATTACAGTTCTATGCAAAGTAGTTTCCTGCAAAATCATATAAAGATTCACATACAACCTAGTCAAATATTCCCCCCTCATGCCTTTATAAAATTTGAGTCCTTTAAGATATATTGCAGGGATGAAGGAAATGAAACTCTCCTGTTTGATGATGAAGACATGAAGAGTGAAGAATGTGATGAACCAGATGAAGAAAGTGAAACTGAAATCCCTAAAAAGCAAAAACTAGTAAAATTTTCTCATTCttcaaaatctgaaaacagtTTAGATTCTCACtcaacagatttttcaaaaaagaagaaaatttcagTTCTTTCTTCGAAATATGATGATAATAGCTTAGATTCTAATTCATCAGAATCGTCAAAAAGGAAAAGATCCTCTAATATTTGCTCTAAATCTGACGATAACAGCCTGGATTCAGTTTCATCAgagtttttaaagagaaaaaagttttctaatgacattttaaaatgtgaTGAAAATAGCTATGACTCGATTTCATCCAATAATTCAAAAGTGCCTGTAGTGGTTTTATCGGatatttttggcaacaaaaaGGGCCTTAAAAAATTGAATCAGCTAAAATTTCCCAAGTATAACTCTAATAAGAGTGTTGAATCTCCTAAATCAAGCACTAAAGATTCCACGGGTAGCTTAGTTCTTaagataaaattgaaaagttgTCTTGTAAATAAGCATGAGAAAACTATGTATAGTGTGACAAGTTCTTGTGAAAGGAAACCTCCAAAGGTCACAGAAAGTTGCCCCGCATCTGCCGAAAATACAAATGATTCTTACCCAGACGTGCTTTTCGGAGACTCCAAACGAACAGATAGTACCTCACCTGTTGACATCGAAGAAAATACGCTCACAAGTACTTCTGGGGTTAGTGATACTTTGAGGGCAGCGGATGAGGTCGATGACATGATAGATTCCATTGCTGGACCAGAGACTGATGATTTGCTGTTGTCTAATCCTTTAAATGATGTGAGTGATGTGAAATCCGATGACTCTTTCTCAAATGATACAGTTCCTGTAGTGATAGGTGAAATTTGTGAAAAGTTAGGAAGTTTAGGTGATATCTCTTTCAAGGATGAATTGTCCTTGAGCACTGGTACTTGTTCAAACTCTCTAACAAATGGACTATTACCCGAAGAAATTAAGATATGA